The proteins below come from a single Magallana gigas chromosome 10, xbMagGiga1.1, whole genome shotgun sequence genomic window:
- the LOC117685654 gene encoding uncharacterized protein has product MRSKRMSAAQRAAKEKERRKSKTENLPSLEGDSLKNPGNSCSLRGTMAETNKVSGQRLVKSSLKKLDTETRTETRTKTRTETKTETRTKLNNETRTKLNNETRTETRTKLNNETKTETRTKLNNETKTETRSKLNNETEAKTELNNDTETKLGNTTETRTKMNKDTETKLTNETETKTKMSYEKETKLNNERETKTKLKNKKETKLKNEAEPRTKLKKKKETKLINETKTRIQENHEKETKLSNETKTRIQENHEKETKLSNETDTRTKLNNEKVTDLSNKIETKLSSETLTKLYNEKETKLNIERKTKLSNKKEKDAMLKNKKETKLSQEKEMGTKTNLNYEKETKAILRTGRKPTNKSKQKIGMQETKCATRPSKVTQYDEINSVRLESDFKMSNKRKKTQTGDKVRIGEITDATKKKRVSISTDIQNQIERKLRQLSEPDYGKREVRLIDVLKQKPKTKIPGDTKKQKEEDKEVYVFDSEQNVFNFCPLSHATKERLQKRTNSIVVASQLKEQSTSNDRLLTFPSRTRAIIGDGNCFFRALSFAIFGEEYHHFKIRSIVVNHLLKNDDIFFSFLRSGYQSVCSYVLKKGMLKNGTWATEVEMFAAAHLLQTDIFVFDVNNKSWSRYSGKQANCRLSVETEGIYLKHCYRAHYEVVLSVEEKNKNFSQLPATTASEERVHLASKTAMPITKEVSTENETFYYQCASTDNMMEELQQSTTGEGSLQYRKKILQGSCHQGHPKFGASAGKQCVLNSLASLMYCKVKHSGDWNVNDMNIVLNTGNELYQYLAGSSTMHNDYVLVTEIPRQIECFNKEYTFEFADSLYGLINPGNCVHDSGFQSYTVHEALDIALVESDGAFVTFKGNTYIILKDRNSFYVFDPHSRDMYGKVSGCGTSILLEFHTTEELRLHCTELANSMRVTRLEQFEITGVKVANSYLCKMDTSTTETGDQVDIIELEQTNSENGQKLSTLIENTDSQDYNPSHTLNQNEIADSLKSRRKRKSTETLNLYRKKIAKLNNCNDFDCINQIDKRKDQQRIYASKRYILDEKYKQEKIDASQQKYKTSEQLRESLKLYSKIKYRVDQHHRDKIKDASIKKYKMNDNHRTKVQEASVKKYKTDIIHKDKVKRATYEHYKSSEVYRQKIKNSVYAKRKKYHENKKNWNFVQEQFRNEMKMYPDHVCSVCNKLLFRKQVLICEPRIYDKKTPEGTELGHACVSRKYLESCPGTESHMCSSRCKLWVCYTCHRKLKSGTMPSECYMNKLENVEVPEVLKELNSVERHLVSRIIPFRKMMALPKGGQLGVQGPVVCVPSNVSDTIESLPRPENDNQLIQVKLKRKLSYKGHCDFKFINTQKVRRAIEYLCKANKYYKDLKFDETWENPIELSTAKDEVSDEERVHEKEMCETVDDEMNHALPHDTCLQPVDLGQEVLDQYFDQIFCFAPCERNNPVSILTEKGIDTKCFPCHFPTGENVFDDERDVRLTLSRYLLNKLMNVDPRYANDTDFIFFSQYITELQQVVSNVSIALRKTPEKGFNGSKLTLKSLKNKESLQEIFKTDDGYKFLKPIRGTPPFWQTAQKDLFAMIRQLGLPTWFCSFSAAEMRWPEIFEAILKQQNDFKNVEDLTLSEKWELLKKNPITVSRMFDYRFQTFLKKVILSNANPIGKVKDYFYRVEFQQRGSPHTHCLFWIEDAPKLHTDADCEVIDFIDAYVTCEIPCENDETYEIVKSVQTHSKSHSKSCKKGSKECRFNFPRPPSNKTFVCHPQQENIKTVDLNMSEEEYDKVIRHNIEETNRKDRSKELLSRIWNFIKENDSKEMVAEELFQTLGITQEQFEEANNSLTKSTCVVLKRNPKESWINQYNAQLLSCWNANMDIQYVTDAYACVVYIVSYISKAEREMSQILDCTQREARDGNHEARTAMKKLGTAYLHHREVSAQEAAFRVCNLQLKGCSRKVQFIPVGENPIRMSLPLKVLEKKSDADEEIWMSSLTEKYIARPVSNEFDSMCLAAFCSEYRVLASSQVSKNPRSPIYLLQKNLGYIQKRTLTEKAVIRYPRFSPDKSPEKYYFGILQLFCPHRSIEEFKSRNSYEEFYNSPGVKEIVERNRSSFEMDIDALEKAEETLENGGIRENAWSQICPEAEVDRLECIIEKEAQETDDNELELQVPDLLEKSSKSVEISQPLISKDEGTKIIQSLNETQQRIFYKLKSWCVETIGGRQPSQLQVFITGGAGTGKSHLIKSIYYELSRLFAPSLANPDDISVLLTAPTGVAAFNIGGATIHSTFAIPGNSALPLEYQPLGDDKLNTLRTKLGQLKLLIIDEISMVDKKLLTYIHGRLRQIKQTGDYTPFGNVSVLAFGDFFQLPPVKGKPLFIHDCYFDLWNDSFKVVTLTEIMRQKEDKQFAELLNRCRIKVKKENLSSQDKDLLQSRENDEIINALHIFSTNAQVNEFNAQALASLCSNNEIEPTVLRAEDCIKQKSSRGEEKGNTLSSVKNQFRLAKELQICVGARVMLIYNIDIEDGLVNGAFGTVTKLVHGKSTNASEVKLVEVCFDNKSVGKRRGTKVNNEIRVLIERVEEMSINFAEMHTLQTMQYKLRAKEEYVSTESLTYNASMNELFYLLTI; this is encoded by the exons ATGAGGTCAAAACGAATGTCAGCTGCACAGAGAGCAGCAAAGGAAAAAGAAAGAAGGAAGTCAAAGACAGAGAACCTCCCGAGTTTAGAGGGTGACTCGTTAAAAAACCCTGGCAACTCATGTTCCTTGAGAGGAACTATGGCCGAAACTAACAAAGTTAGTGGCCAGAGGCTTGTCAAGTCCTCTTTAAAAAAGCTTGACACAGAAACAAGAActgaaacaagaacaaaaacaagaactgaaacaaaaactgaaacaagaacaaaactgaacaatgaaacaagaacaaaactgaacaatgaaacaagaactgaaacaagaacaaaactgaacaatgaaacaaaaactgaaacaagaacaaaactgaacaatgaaacaaaaactgaaACAAGATCAAAACTGAACAATGAAACTGAAGCGAAAACAGAACTAAACAATGATACTGAAACGAAACTTGGCAATACAActgaaacaagaacaaaaatgaacaaagatACTGAAACAAAACTGACCAATGAAAcggaaacaaaaacaaaaatgagttATGAAAAGGAAACTAAACTGAACAATGAaagagaaacaaaaacaaaactaaaaaataaaaaagaaaccaaactGAAAAATGAAGCAGAACCAAGAAcaaaactgaaaaagaaaaaagaaaccaaactgatcaatgaaacaaaaacaagaatTCAAGAGAACCATGAAAAAGAAACTAAACTGAgcaatgaaacaaaaacaagaatTCAAGAGAACCATGAAAAAGAAACTAAACTGAGCAATGAAACAGATACAAGAACAAAGCTGAATAACGAAAAAGTAACAGACCTGAGCAATAAAATAGAAACGAAACTGAGCAGTGAAACACTAACAAAACTGTACAATGAAAAGGAAACAAAACTAAacattgaaagaaaaacaaagctgagcaataaaaaagaaaaagatgcaatgctgaaaaataaaaaagaaacaaaactgaGTCAAGAAAAAGAAATGGGGACAAAAACAAATCTGAactatgaaaaagaaacaaaagcaATACTAAGAACTGGAAGAAAACCTACCAATAAATCCAAACAAAAAATTGGAATGCAGGAAACAAAATGTGCAACTAGACCAAGCAAAGTTACTCAATACGATGAAATCAACTCGGTGAGATTAGAAAGTgatttcaaaatgtcaaacaagCGGAAAAAAACTCAAACGGGCGACAAAGTAAGGATTGGCGAGATTACTGATGCAACTAAGAAAAAACGTGTTTCAATTTCAACCgatattcaaaatcaaattgaaCGCAAACTTCGCCAGTTATCAGAGCCAGACTATGGAAAACGGGAAGTTAGATTAATTgatgttttgaaacaaaagcCGAAAACTAAAATCCCTGGGGAcactaaaaaacaaaaagaagagGATAAAGAAGTGTATGTGTTTGACAGTGAACAAAACGTATTTAATTTCTGTCCACTTTCGCATGCCACAAAAGAACGGTTGCAAAAACGAACAAACTCAATCGTCGTTGCAAGTCAATTAAAAGAACAATCTACATCAAATGACAGATTGCTTACATTTCCTTCGAGAACAAGAGCTATTATAGGGGACggaaattgtttttttagagCGCTTTCATTTGCAATCTTTGGTGAAGAATACCATCATTTTAAGATTAGAAGCATTGTTGTGAATCACCTTTTGAAgaatgatgatatattttttagctttTTAAGATCAGGATATCAATCAGTCTGCAGTTATGTTCTGAAAAAAGGAATGTTAAAAAATGGTACCTGGGCAACCGAAGTTGAAATGTTTGCTGCAGCGCACTTGCTACAAActgacatttttgtttttgatgttAACAACAAATCTTGGTCAAGGTATTCAGGAAAGCAAGCAAATTGCAGATTAAGTGTTGAAACAGAGGGTATTTATCTTAAACATTGTTACAGGGCACATTACGAAGTTGTACTATCAGTGGaggagaaaaataaaaacttttcacAGCTACCGGCAACTACAGCATCAGAGGAGAGAGTTCATTTGGCATCAAAAACAGCCATGCCCATTACAAAGGAAGTATCTACAGAAAACGAGACCTTCTATTACCAATGTGCAAGTACTGACAATATGATGGAAGAGCTCCAGCAAAGCACCACAGGTGAAGGTAGCCTTCAatatcgaaaaaaaattcttcaaggCAGTTGTCATCAGGGACATCCTAAGTTCGGTGCATCTGCAGGAAAACAATGTGTTTTGAACAGTTTAGCTTCCTTGATGTATTGCAAAGTGAAGCACTCCGGAGACTGGAATGTTAATGACATGAATATTGTATTGAATACTGGAAATGAATTGTATCAGTATTTGGCAGGCAGTTCTACCATGCACAATGATTATGTTTTAGTTACAGAAATTCCTAGACAAATTGAATGCTTCAATAAAgaatatacatttgaatttgCTGATTCATTGTATGGTTTGATAAATCCTGGGAATTGTGTGCACGATTCTGGATTTCAAAGCTATACAGTGCATGAAGCATTGGATATTGCTCTTGTCGAATCTGATGGTGCATTTGTAACATTCAAAGGTAATACCTACATTATTCTGAAGGACAGAAATTCGTTCTATGTTTTTGATCCTCACTCTAGAGATATGTATGGTAAAGTGTCGGGATGTGGAACTAGTATACTTCTTGAGTTTCACACAACAGAAGAGCTTAGGTTGCATTGTACAGAGTTGGCAAATTCTATGAGAGTCACTAGGTTAGAACAGTTTGAGATCACGGGGGTAAAAGTTGCGAATTCGTATTTATGCAAAATGGACACTTCCACCACTGAAACCGGTGATCAGGTAGATATAATTGAATTAGAACAAACAAATTCAGAAAACGGCCAAAAGCTGTCCACCTTAATTGAAAACACAGATTCTCAAGATTATAATCCGAGTCATACTCTCAACCAGAATGAAATTGCTGACTCGTTGAAATcgagaagaaaaagaaaaagtactGAAACCTTGAATTTATACAGAAagaaaatagcaaaacttaACAATTGTAATGATTTTGATTGTATTAATCAGATAGATAAACGAAAAGATCAACAAAGAATCTATGCATCTAAAAGATACATCCttgatgaaaaatacaaacaggaAAAGATCGATGCATcacaacaaaaatataaaacaagcgAACAGCTACGAGAGAgtttaaaattgtattcaaaaatcaaatatagaGTAGATCAGCATCACAGGGACAAGATAAAAGATGCATCAATCAAAAAGTACAAAATGAACGATAATCATAGAACAAAGGTTCAAGAAGCTTCGGTAAAAAAGTACAAAACCGATATCATTCACAAAGACAAAGTTAAAAGAGCTACTTATGAACATTATAAATCAAGCGAAGTTTACAGACAAAAGATTAAGAACTCTGTTTATGCAAAACGAAAGAAATATCacgaaaataaaaagaactgGAATTTTGTGCAAGAACAGTTTCGAAATGAAATGAAGATGTACCCCGATCATGTGTGTTCCGTATGTAACAAACTATTATTCAGAAAACAAGTCTTGATATGCGAGCCTCGAATATACGACAAGAAAACACCAGAAGGAACTGAATTAGGACATGCATGTGTATCCAGAAAGTATCTAGAAAGCTGTCCAGGGACTGAATCACATATGTGTTCTTCTAGATGTAAATTGTGGGTCTGCTACACTTGCCATAGAAAACTCAAATCTGGAACTATGCCAAGTGAAtgttatatgaataaattagaAAATGTAGAGGTACCAGAAGTTTTGAAAGAATTAAATTCTGTTGAGCGCCACCTTGTCTCGCGAATCATTCCATTCAGGAAAATGATGGCTTTACCTAAAGGAGGTCAGCTTGGTGTTCAAGGACCTGTTGTATGCGTTCCAAGCAATGTTTCTGATACTATAGAGTCACTGCCACGACCTGAAAATGATAACCAATTGATTCAAGTgaagttaaaaagaaaactttctTATAAAGGACATTGCGATTTCAAGTTCATTAACACTCAAAAGGTCAGACGAGCAATTGAGTATTTGTGTAAagcaaataaatattacaaagaCCTTAAATTTGACGAGACATGGGAAAATCCCATTGAATTGTCTACTGCTAAAGATGAAGTCTCTGACGAGGAACGTGTACACGAAAAAGAAATGTGCGAAACTGTTGATGACGAAATGAATCATGCATTGCCACATGATACTTGTCTGCAGCCAGTTGATTTAGGTCAAGAAGTTCTCGATCAATATTTcgatcaaatattttgttttgcacCTTGTGAAAGAAATAATCCAGTTAGCATTTTGACAGAAAAAGGAATAGACACAAAGTGCTTTCCATGTCACTTCCCAACAGGTGAAAATGTATTTGACGATGAAAGAGACGTCCGTTTAACATTGTCCAgatatcttttaaacaaattaatgaatgttgACCCTAGATACGCAAATGATAccgatttcattttcttttctcaGTATATAACAGAATTGCAACAAGTCGTATCAAACGTTTCAATAGCATTAAGAAAGACACCAGAGAAAGGTTTTAATGGAAGTAAGTTAactttgaaatcattaaaaaacaaagaatctctgcaggaaatttttaaaacggATGACGGGTATAAATTCCTAAAACCGATTCGAGGGACTCCCCCATTTTGGCAGACAGCACAAAAGGATCTTTTTGCAATGATCAGACAACTGGGTCTTCCAACATGGTTTTGTTCCTTCTCTGCTGCTGAAATGAGATGGCCAGAAATATTCGAAGCTATCTTAAAACAACAGAATGACTTCAAAAATGTTGAAGACTTGACACTTTCAGAAAAATGGGAACTTCTTAAAAAGAATCCAATAACTGTTTCACGCATGTTTGATTATCGGTTTCAAACCTTTCTCAAGAAAGTGATTTTATCAAATGCAAATCCTATCGGAAAAGTTAAAGATTACTTTTATCGAGTTGAATTTCAGCAAAGAGGATCTCCGCATACACATTGTCTATTTTGGATTGAAGATGCGCCAAAATTGCATACAGATGCTGATTGTGAGGTAATTGACTTTATTGATGCATATGTTACCTGTGAAATTCCTTGTGAAAATGATGAAACATATGAAATTGTTAAAAGCGTTCAAACGCACAGCAAGTCGCATTCGAAGTCATGTAAAAAAGGTTCTAAAgaatgtagattcaattttcCACGACCACCatcaaacaaaacttttgtgTGTCATCCTCAGCAAGAAAACATAAAGACTGTTGACTTGAATATGTCCGAAGAAGAATACGATAAAGTTATTCGACACAATATTGAAGAGACCAACCGAAAAGATAGATCAAAGGAGTTGTTATCAAGGATTTGGAATTTTATCAAGGAAAATGACTCGAAAGAGATGGTTGCTGAAGAATTGTTCCAGACATTAGGTATTACTCAGGAACAGTTTGAAGAAGCAAACAACTCTCTAACAAAGTCAACATGTGTTGTCCTTAAACGGAATCCTAAAGAATCATGGATTAATCAGTATAACGCACAGCTACTCTCCTGCTGGAATGCAAATATGGACATTCAATATGTAACTGATGCATATGCATGCGTAGTCTATATAGTGTCGTACATTTCAAAAGCAGAAAGAGAAATGAGTCAAATTTTGGATTGCACCCAAAGAGAAGCAAGAGATGGTAATCATGAAGCAAGAACTGCCATGAAAAAACTTGGAACCGCATATTTACATCACAGAGAGGTTAGTGCACAAGAAGCTGCTTTCAGAGTTTGCAATTTGCAGTTGAAAGGATGTTCAAGGAAAGTTCAGTTTATACCTGTAGGTGAAAATCCGATTCGTATGAGTTTACCTTTAAAAGTTTTGGAAAAGAAATCAGATGCAGATGAAGAAATTTGGATGTCAAGCCTCACTGAGAAGTACATTGCAAGACCCGTCTCTAATGAATTTGATAGTATGTGCTTAGCTGCATTCTGCTCTGAGTATAGAGTTTTAGCTTCATCGCAGGTATCAAAAAATCCAAGAAGCCCCATTTATTTATTGCAGAAGAACTTGGGTTACATTCAGAAAAGAACATTAACTGAAAAAGCTGTCATACGATACCCCCGATTTTCACCAGATAAATCCCCTGAGAAATATTATTTCGGTATTTTGCAATTATTTTGTCCTCACAGATCAATCGAAGAATTTAAATCTAGAAATAGCTACGAGGAATTTTATAACTCTCCAGGTGTTAAAGAAATTGTTGAAAGAAACCGGAGTTCATTTGAAATGGATATAGATGCCTTAGAAAAGGCTGAAGAAACACTTGAAAATGGTGGTATTCGAGAAAATGCATGGTCACAGATTTGTCCAGAAGCAGAAGTTGATAGGCTTGAATGTATAATTGAGAAAGAAGCTCAAGAAACCGACGATAATGAATTAGAACTGCAAGTTCCTGATTTGTTAGAAAAGTCTTCGAAATCGGTTGAAATTTCCCAacctttaatttcaaaagaTGAAGGCACAAAAATTATCCAATCTTTGAATGAAACTCAACAAAGGATTTTCTACAAACTAAAATCATGGTGTGTTGAAACAATAGGTGGAAGACAACCTTCGCAATTACAAGTTTTTATCACAGGAGGTGCTGGAACTGGGAAAAGTCATTTGATTAAAAGCATTTACTATGAGTTATCACGATTATTTGCTCCTTCCCTAGCAAATCCAGACGATATATCAGTTTTGTTAACGGCACCAACGGGTGTAGCAGCATTTAATATTGGAGGAGCAACTATTCACAGTACATTTGCTATACCTGGAAACAGCGCTTTGCCATTAGAATATCAACCACTTGGTGATGACAAGTTAAATACGCTTAGAACAAAACTTGGGCAGCTAAAGTTGTTGATAATTGATGAAATCTCGATGGTTGATAAGAAACTGTTGACTTACATACACGGCCGTCTaagacaaataaaacaaactggAGATTATACACCATTTGGAAATGTGAGCGTTTTAGCCTTTGGTGATTTTTTTCAGTTACCGCCTGTTAAGGGAAAGCCTCTTTTCATACACGATTGCTACTTTGATCTTTGGAATGATTCTTTTAAAGTTGTGACTTTGACCGAGATCATGAGACAAAAAGAAGATAAACAATTTGCTGAGCTTCTCAACAGATGTAGAATAAAGGTTAAGAAGGAAAACTTAAGTTCGCAGGACAAAGATTTACTACAGAGCAGGGAAAATGACGAAATTATTAACGCATTGCATATATTTTCGACAAATGCTCAAGTCAATGAATTCAATGCACAAGCATTAGCTTCACTCTGTTCAAACAATGAAATAGAACCAACGGTTTTAAGAGCGGAAGACTGTATCAAACAAAAGTCTTCACGAGGAGAAGAGAAAGGAAATACGCTTTCGTcggtaaaaaatcaattcaggTTAGCAAAAGAGCTTCAGATATGTGTTGGTGCACGGGTTATGCTGATTTATAACATAGATATCGAAGATGGTTTAGTTAACGGTGCATTTGGAACTGTTACAAAATTGGTACATGGAAAGAGTACGAATGCATCGGAAGTGAAGTTAGTAGAAGTATGTTTTGACAACAAAAGTGTTGGTAAGCGACGTGGAACAAAAGTAAATAACGAAATTAGAGTACTCATCGAGCGAGTAGAAGAGATG TCCATCAACTTCGCAGAAATGCATACACTTCAGACAATGCAATACAAGCTCAGGGCAAAGGAGGAGTATGTGTCTACAGAAAGCTTAACATACAATGCCAGTATGAACGAGTTATTTTACCTATTGACAATCTAG